The sequence below is a genomic window from Venturia canescens isolate UGA chromosome 9, ASM1945775v1, whole genome shotgun sequence.
taagtTAAAATACAAAATCGTGGAAACTATGTGAACCTGAAGTTTGAGTTTCGAATCAACGAAACAAACCCAAGATCACAGTTACCGATTCGAACTGTTAAAGCAAGCTTGTGGTTTGGAATTCGAATTAACGAAATAAACGCAACCttgagatttttaaatttgaattaattATAAAGATGGTGAAACGTAAGTTTGTTTGGATAAATTGAGTCAATATGGATCAATGTGCCGACTCTTGAATTATTAGATGGTTTAATTTAATAGAGTGGACTTACTCGAATATTCGAAGGCAAAAGGGGTGAACTGGATTTTTCTCGTGGCGCACAAACTTTTACAGAATCGAAACACTTGATTCTGAAAGTGACACTCGCGAACGCGATATGCAGGTTGCTAGGATTTTATTTAGAAAtacaaaattatggaaaaaaaaacaaaataaggcAGATTTGAGCCGGTACCGACACTCAAACACACGCGCTTCGCGAAGCTCGAGAGTTATGACCACAACCGACgcgattaaaaatgaatttgctcGGACACGAATATACTCCGAAAAAATTGAGTGAGCGAAGCGGGTGAGTGAAGATCGAAGACTGACTAACTCCTTGACACTTTTCGACTCCTCCGATTCGCGAATGGAGGGGGTCCAGGCATTAATCTTTCGCTAAGTGTCTCACGGTAACTGGAGCTATAGGGCCGACCATGCACGTAGACCGGATGCTAGCAGTGCGAAAAATATCAGTAGAAACTCCACGTGCGTCGCTCTAGACTAAACCGAGGCGAGCTCGGACGCCCGGATGGAGATAAGAGATTCGCGTCGCCTCTCGGCAGACGTTTGCTTCGCGTAATCAGAAACTATGGGAAGGTATTCGTGCAACTTTGACTTATACAGGTCGGCTCGGAACTCTTCCGTTACCGTGAGAAACTTCATTTTGGAACGGTTTTGCGTTTTCGCTATCGCTgcgaaacattatttttatagtaCTCCCGTGGTATTAATATAacaagtattttttaaaaatccccaaaaaaataaaattcgtttacgGGGTTGAACCCgaggacgtaacacctcccccCTTTTAGTTCGAAGTCGCAGACTGAGAACCGGTTGTAAGACGCTCTAATAGTCGAGGGTCAACTCCGGTAGGGCCCCTTGGAGCTGGTGTTGGTTGAGATGCCACTACTGATGTTAATTCTTGTTCTCGTGGCAAGTGGTAAATGTTGTCTTGTTGCATGTTGTTGTTGCGGTATCTTCGCGTGATGAGCAGATGAGTTAGGGAATTACAAATAGCTCCGGCGAGAGCGAAACTCCAGCCGTAGAGTGTGTGCAAGGTGTACCCTTGGATGATTGTGTCGAAAACAGCCTTAATCGTTGAAAAGATGAACACGACTGCGAAGAATCCGGCGCtaataattccaaatttctCTAAACCATGCCACATTTTATTTAGTGTGCTTTCCGCCAATTGTTCGATGCTTTCTGTAGTTAATAGGTTATGGAAGGCAATAGACCCGGCAGGTACCGAGTAACCAGCTGAGCCACGAGCGATGGTGTTTAATAGGGCGGATTTTTCCGCTGGAAACATAATTTTGTCGCGAAGTTCGTTTAACTCCTCTGTTGTGTAGATCCCGCTTTCCGCAAGATTACCGATTGGATTATAAGTCCAAGATGGTTGAGACAGTGGTTGAAGTTGTTGAGGGTTAGGCACCGGAGCTCCGTTAGGGTTGAATCCGTACCAATGGTTATCGATGTAATACTGAGCTGGTAGTAGTGGGTCGCACTCGATTTGAGTGCCTGTTTTGATCAAAATCTTCGAAGTTGGTGAGAGAAAACGCGACGAGTTTCTGTAGGTCACTGGAAGTTCGTTATAACATTCCGTTGTCCTGCGGATACTGCATTCGACCGGAGTGCATTTGACGATGTGTGCCACTTCGCCGGCTATGACGGCCGTGTAACCCAATGATTTCGTGACGGTACTTGCAAATTTTTCCGGGAATAATGTTGCCGTTGTGagagaattttgaagaacTTGTCTTTCCAACTTGCATCGTTGTACGATGACGTCTTGATAGAGTCCCTGGATCTGCGATCTCACGTGTTTTTCGACGTAGATGAACTTGGAATTCACGTACGAGAAAATATCCAGATTACTGACGgaaattttagtttttgaaGCAAAGGTTCTTCCTCTGGTGGTTTCCAAAATGTAGAGTTTGGGGTGTTCGGTCCTGATCAGCGTGTAACCGCAGACGTGAAATTCTGATTTTGCAGCCAAAGCGAATGTTGTTTCCTGAGTTGTCAACGAATATATGTTGGGATTGTTGGTCGTAAGGTTTGCATTGATTAATTTTGTTGCTGTCCCTTCGAAGAGGACGTCGTAGTGGTTGAAGTTGCACGAGTCGGATGGTTCTGTTTTCCAAAAAGCCGAATTGCCCTCCGTGTCCATGCAAGTTCCATCGGAAAGCACGCAATGCGTTCCGGAACGGAGTAGAATTTTGTTGTTAACGGTGTTGGCGTCCGCTTGGTAATTGGACACAACGATCTTCACGGATGCTTGCACGACGACGTTCTCCCAAGTTCCAAAAGGATCGCTATATTGAGTGCCAGCGCAGGTGCCATCCTGTTTGATGCTGCCTGCCAGAGTGACCGCCCGATTGGTGGTGCTGTTGCGACGTACGCCTACGATCTCCGCGGCGTTACTCAACTGGAGTAATCCAGTCTCTTGCAGGTGGATACAGGCTCGTTCATCGAGTTCTTGGAAGTACACTTGTTTCCCATTAGCAACGATGGAGACATGGGAATGCATTCCACAATAGTAGATGGTGCGATCAATTTCTATCCGACATTGGATGACGGACGTGTGCGAGAAGTCCGAAAGTTGGAGGAGTTGCATATATATCGGAACTGTAGTTGCCACGTTGACTGGGATATTACACTCTCCGACGCTGTTAAGTGCGATTGTCGTAACATTGAGATTAGATCCGCCACAGTCATAGCCTAGTAGACCGACTGTTTGCTGAATGAGGGCGAATACCATGAGTGACGAAagcatctttctctctctccctgtaACCAAACGGGAACAATTTTAGCGGTCCAGCGGTAACCGGGTGCCGCGCAACTTGTTCGAATGTACTACGCGGGGTTTGCCCTTATGAAGGATTTTGATGTTTCCACCCGATAGGATTTCGATGATGGGGCAAGGTCCCGTATATTGATCTCCGAATTTGCCCTTCACAGGTTCTTTCAACATTAACACGACGTCCCCGACTTGGAAGTTTTGCGGGTTTATTTTTCGGTCGTAGTAGGTCTTCGACTTCTCCTTTGCTGCAATCAAATTGGCTCGCGCGAATCTTTGCAAATCGTGGATCTTTTCAAAAAGCTGTTTTAGATACTCTGGGTACGTTGCGACTCGTTCCTCTTCAATGTGGAGATGTCTTGATGGTAGATGCGCTAGTTTCCCGTACACTAATTCGTAAGGGGTGTATTTTGTTCCCTCGTGTTTGCTTACGTTATAACTAAACGCACCCAATTCAACAAAATCGTCCCATTCTTCGTCGGGGCTAACATATTGCTTAAGGTATTCGATCAACACGTGGTGAAAACGCTCGATAGACCCGTtcgattgtgggtggaatgcAGTCGTTCGAAAGAGTTTAATTTTAAATCTCCTCGCCATAGCCTTCATCAAAATAGACTGGAAATTCGTGCCCTGATCGGTAAGTATGGCTTTTGGGGGACCAAAGATGGCAATAAAACGTTTAACCAATGCGTCACAAACGTCTGTGGCGGTTGTTTTGCTTATCGGTACGGCCAGAACGAATTTGGTAAGCAGATCCTGCATCGTGAGAATGTAGGCGTTACCCTTTTTCGTGACCGGGAGTGGACCAACGATGTCCATCGCAATTTTATCAAAAGAAGCACCAGGGGTATCCGTCAATACCATGGGCTGCTTTGTTTTAACACgaaccaatttttttaattgacaaTTTTTGCACAATTGGATATATTCTTGAATTTGAACCTTCATGTCCTTCCAAAAGAAATTCTCGCGAATAAGTTTGTACGTTTTATTGACACCTTTGTGCCCGCCGAGAGTCGAACAATGCTTTTCCGCAATGATTCCGAGCCGTTCTTCTTCAGATGGGTAACGTATTAATTGTTTACAAATTGTGAGGGTCAAGTTCAGATCCTTTAAAATCGTGATAAAGCGCAGTTTCACGTCTGCCCATTGGACTCCCCCAACGAGGTCTGTCCTAGCGATCGAAATCGAGTTAATTTGCTCCTCTAAAATTGCATCGCGTAGCGACGTGATTGTTTCGTCTAAATCTTCGAACGCTAGGTTTTCCCTCGCGTGGAATAGAATGGGCAGAGCCATGACTTTAcggtttttgaaatttcgcacATTGACGCGATAAATTGTGAGGTCGTTAAACGCTGGTAACTTCTCGGTTACCTGTAGATCCTTTCCCCCGGAATCGACGGGAATGCCAGATCTAGTGATAAAAACCACGTAATTATCTATCTGCATGGATAAATTGTCGCGAGTTTCGCGAATTTTCAGGGAATCGTGAACCTCAACA
It includes:
- the LOC122416415 gene encoding uncharacterized protein — translated: MLSSLMVFALIQQTVGLLGYDCGGSNLNVTTIALNSVGECNIPVNVATTVPIYMQLLQLSDFSHTSVIQCRIEIDRTIYYCGMHSHVSIVANGKQVYFQELDERACIHLQETGLLQLSNAAEIVGVRRNSTTNRAVTLAGSIKQDGTCAGTQYSDPFGTWENVVVQASVKIVVSNYQADANTVNNKILLRSGTHCVLSDGTCMDTEGNSAFWKTEPSDSCNFNHYDVLFEGTATKLINANLTTNNPNIYSLTTQETTFALAAKSEFHVCGYTLIRTEHPKLYILETTRGRTFASKTKISVSNLDIFSYVNSKFIYVEKHVRSQIQGLYQDVIVQRCKLERQVLQNSLTTATLFPEKFASTVTKSLGYTAVIAGEVAHIVKCTPVECSIRRTTECYNELPVTYRNSSRFLSPTSKILIKTGTQIECDPLLPAQYYIDNHWYGFNPNGAPVPNPQQLQPLSQPSWTYNPIGNLAESGIYTTEELNELRDKIMFPAEKSALLNTIARGSAGYSVPAGSIAFHNLLTTESIEQLAESTLNKMWHGLEKFGIISAGFFAVVFIFSTIKAVFDTIIQGYTLHTLYGWSFALAGAICNSLTHLLITRRYRNNNMQQDNIYHLPREQELTSVVASQPTPAPRGPTGVDPRLLERLTTGSQSATSN